The DNA segment TTACTGGCACGTCGTGCTGGGCGGCGACGTCTGCGACCTCCGTGACGGCCGTGATCTGGGGCATCCCCGCTCCGGAGACGACCCGCGTGGTACAGATCGATCCGGGACCGATCCCGACTTTCAGCCCGTCGGCGAAGTCGACGAGGTCCTCGGCAGCCTCCCGAGTGCCGACGTTACCGACGACGACGTCGGCTTCGACCTTCGATTTGATTTCGCGGGCGCTCTCGACGACGTTTAGGTTGTGGGCGTGGGCACAGTCGATGAAGACGACGTCGGCGCCGGCCTCGTCGGCGGCGACTGCCCGCTCCTGCTCGAAGGGGCCGACGGCGACCCCACAGCGGAGCGAGCCGTCATCGGCGCGCGCGGCGTCGTCGTACTCCCGACGCTGGAGGATCCCCTGCATCGTGATGAGTCCGACCAGCCGGTTCTGCTCGTCGACCAGCGGGACGCGTTCGATCTTGTGCTCGTACATTAGCTCCAGGGCCTCGCGAGGCGTGACGTCTTCGGCGGCCGTGATGACCTCGTCGGTCATGGCTTCCCGAACCTCGTCCGCCTCGCCGACCTCCAGGTACGGCCGGATGTCCGTCCCCGAGATGATCCCGAGCACCTCGTCGTCCTCGTCGACGACCGGCGCGCCGGAGACGCCCCGCTCCTGCATCATCGCGTCGACCTCCCGGACTGTCTGGTCCGGTCGTGCGGTCACGACGTCGCGGATGACGAGTTCGTCCGCGCGCTTGACGCGCTCGATCTCGGCGACCATCCGGTCGATGTCCATATTCTGGTGGATGACCCCGAGCCCGCCCTGTCGGGCCATCGCAATCGCCATGTCGCTCGTCGTGACAGTGTCCATCGCCGCCGACAGCACTGGGACCTGCAGCTCGACGTTTTTCGAGACGCGTGTCGATAGATCCGCCTCGTCGGGTTCGACGCGGCTCTCCTTGGGCCTGAGAAGCACGTCGTCAAAGGTCAACGCTTCCGGTACGTCCAGTTTCGCCGAGAAAGGCTGTGGATCGTTCGCCATGTAAACGGTCCGCCTCGCCCTCCCAAAAACGTTGCGAGACGCGAACGTTCTGTGACCTGTTGGCAAGGTCGTCACCGGCCCACAGAGATG comes from the Halapricum desulfuricans genome and includes:
- the guaB gene encoding IMP dehydrogenase; protein product: MANDPQPFSAKLDVPEALTFDDVLLRPKESRVEPDEADLSTRVSKNVELQVPVLSAAMDTVTTSDMAIAMARQGGLGVIHQNMDIDRMVAEIERVKRADELVIRDVVTARPDQTVREVDAMMQERGVSGAPVVDEDDEVLGIISGTDIRPYLEVGEADEVREAMTDEVITAAEDVTPREALELMYEHKIERVPLVDEQNRLVGLITMQGILQRREYDDAARADDGSLRCGVAVGPFEQERAVAADEAGADVVFIDCAHAHNLNVVESAREIKSKVEADVVVGNVGTREAAEDLVDFADGLKVGIGPGSICTTRVVSGAGMPQITAVTEVADVAAQHDVPVIADGGIRYSGDAIKAIAAGADAVMLGSYFAGTDEAPGRVITMNGKKYKQYRGMGSVGAMSSGGGERYLKDVDDQDEEEYVPEGVEAATPYKGSLASELHQLVGGMRSGMGYVGAETIPEFKQRSEFVRVSSAGHQESHPHDVMITDEAPNYRPDDS